A segment of the Streptomyces sp. XD-27 genome:
CGGCAAACCGTTTCGCGGTCACACCCTCCGGCTCGGTACGATTCACGCTGCGCAGTGTCCGCTGCGACGCATCCATGAGTCAGGAGAGACCGGTGTCAGACGTCCGTGTGATCATCCAACGCGATTCCGAGCGGGAAGAGCGCGTGGTGACCACGGGCACGACGGCCGCGGACCTCTTCGACGGGGACCGCAGCATCGTCGCCGCGCGCGTGGCCGGACAGCTCAAGGACCTGGCGTACGAGGTCGCCGACGGCGACGAGGTCGAGCCGGTCGAGATCTCCAGCCCCGACGGCCTGGACATCCTGCGCCACTCCACCGCGCACGTGCTCGCGCAGGCCGTGCAGGAGCTGTTCCCGGAGGCGAAGCTGGGCATCGGCCCGCCGATCCGCGACGGCTTCTACTACGACTTCGACGTCGAGAACCCGTTCCACCCGGACGATCTCAAGCGCATCGAGAAGAAGATGCAGGAGATCCAGAAGCGCGGGCAGAAGTTCGCCCGCCGCGTGGTGACCGACGAGGCCGCCCGCGAGGAGCTGGCCGACGAGCCGTACAAGCTGGAGCTGATCGGCCTCAAGGGCTCGGCCGCCGACGCCGCCGAGGGCGCCTCCGCCGAGGTCGGCGCGGGCGAGCTGACCATCTACGACAACCTGGACGCCAAGACCGGCGACCTGTGCTGGAAGGACCTCTGCCGCGGTCCGCACCTGCCCAGCACCCGCGTCATCCCGGCCTTCAAGCTGATGCGCAGCGCCGGTGCCTACTGGCGCGGCAGCGAGAAGAACCCGATGCTCCAGCGCATCTACGGCACCGCCTGGCCGTCCAAGGACGAGCTCAAGGCGCACCTGGAGTTCCTGGCCGAGGCCGAGAAGCGCGATCACCGCAAGCTCGGCAACGAGCTGGACCTGTTCTCCATCCCGGAGGAGCTGGGCTCGGGCCTCGCGGTCTTCCACCCCAAGGGCGGTGTGATCCGCCGGGTCATGGAGGACTACTCGCGCAAGCGGCACGAGGAGTCGGACTACGAGTTCGTCAACACCCCGCACATCACGAAGGCCAACCTCTTCGAGACCTCGGGGCACCTGCCGCACTACGCCGAGTCGATGTTCCCGCCCATGGAGTTCGAGGGGCAGGACTACTACCTCAAGGCCATGAACTGCCCGATGCACAACCTGATCTTCAGGGCGCGCGGGCGGTCCTACCGTGAGCTGCCGCTGCGGCTCTTCGAGTTCGGCACGGTCTACCGCTACGAGAAGTCCGGCGTGGTCCACGGTCTGACCCGTGCCCGCGGCTTCACCCAGGACGACTCGCACATCTACTGCACCAAGGAGCAGATGGGCGACGAGCTGGACAGCCTGCTCACCTTCGTCCTGAACCTGCTGCGCGACTACGGCCTGACCGACTTCTACCTGGAGCTGTCCACCCGCGACGAGTCCGAGAAGTTCATCGGTGAGCCGGAGGAGTGGGAGGAGGCCACCGAGACCTTGCGCCAGGCCGCGGAGAAGCAGGGCCTGGACCTGGTCATGGACCCGGGCGGCGCGGCGTACTACGGGCCGAAGATCTCGGTCCAGGCGAAGGACGCCATCGGCCGTACCTGGCAGATGTCGACGCTCCAGGTGGACTTCCAGCAGCCGAAGCGGTTCAACCTGGAGTACACCGCGGCGGACGGCTCCCGGCAGACCCCGGTCATGATCCACCGCGCGCTGTTCGGCTCCATCGAGCGGTTCTTCGCGGTGCTCCTGGAGCACTACGCGGGCGCGTTCCCGGCGTGGCTGGCCCCGGTCCAGGCGGTCGGCATCCCGATCGGCGACGCGCACGTGCCGTACCTGCGGGAGTTCGCGGCCCAGGCGAAGGCCAAGGGGCTGCGGATGGAGGTCGACGCGTCCTCCGACCGCATGCAGAAGAAGATCCGCAACGCCCAGAAGGCCAAGGTGCCGTTCATGGTCATCGCGGGTGACGACGACGTGGCGCAGAACGCGGTGTCGTTCCGCTACCGCGACGGGTCGCAGAAGAACGGCATTCCGGTCGCGGAAGCGCTCGCCGAGATCGCCAAGGCCGTCGAGGACCGCGTCCAGGTCTGATCCGCGCACACGGTCACGGGCCCCGGGGCACTGCCCCCGGGGCCCGTTCTTCTGCCCATACGCCATATGCTGGCCCGCATGACGAGTGAGCCGGAGCAGCAGATCGGAGTCGGCACCCAGGACGCCTTTCAGCGTCTGTGGACGCCTCATCGGATGGCGTACATCCAGGGCGAGAACAAGCCGACCGGCCCGGGCGCCGGCGACGGCTGCCCCTTCTGCACCATTCCGGAGAAGTCGGACGAGGACGGGCTCATCATCGCCCGGGGCCGCCATGTGTACGCGGTGCTGAACCTGTACCCGTACAACGGCGGCCACCTCATGGTCGTGCCGTTCCGGCACGTCGCCGACTACACCGAGCTGGACGGCCACGAGACGGTCGAGCTGGCGGAGTTCACCAAGGCGGCCATGGTCGCGCTGCGCACCGCGTCGGGCGCGCACGGTTTCAACATCGGCATGAACCAGGGCGCCGCAGCCGGCGCCGGGATCGCCGCGCATCTGCACCAGCACGTGGTGCCGCGCTGGGGCGGGGACACCAACTTCATGCCGGTCGTCGGCCACACCAAGGTGCTGCCGCAGCTGCTCGCCGACACCCGGCGGATGCTCGCCGGCGCCTGGCCGCTGTCGTAGCGGCGGCCAGGCGGCGCCGGCCGCGCGCCACAACGCCATGCGGTTCCACCACGCCTTGCGGCGCCACTACGCCATGTACTCGTCGGCCTTCGACGGCACCGGGGCCTGGACGGCGCCGCTGAGGAACGTCGCCCGCTGCCCGAACTTCTCGGTGTCCACGCCGTTGTCCTTGAGCACCCGGATCGCCGCCTCGTGGACCACGCGCAGGACGGGGGTGGCCGCCCGTAGCGCGTCGTCGGCCATGAAGCGGTGGCGCCACGGCTTGTCCGCCCAGGCGTGCCGCAGCCCGAACGGCTCGGGCAGGGTGAGCTTGCCGCCCAGGTAGTCCAGCAGCGGCGGGTACCACGTGAAGGGGGCGCGCGCGGCGAGCCGTACCACCTCCTTGGCGTCCACCAGCGGCAGCGGGATGTCCTTGGTCTCCCAGAACTTGATCGTCTTGCTGACCGTCTTGGTCGGCGCCGTGGGCTTGCTGGTGAACAGCGGGTGGACCGGGCCCAGCGCGTGCCCGGTGACCTCGATCCGCAGCGTGTTGTGCAGGTACGTCACCGTGACCAGCATGGTGATCACCAACTGGCCGTCCCACAGCACGAACTGCACGCCCAGGTAATGCCGGTCGCCGGCGCCGAACTGCTGCTGGTCGCAGATCCGCTGGAGGTCGACGCCCTTTATCTGGTAGCCCTCTTCCTCGGTGGTGCCGCCGCGCGCCACCTCCTTGGCGCCCTCGCCGACGGGGGAGACCACCCAGTGCCGGACGGAGGGCGGGGGGAAGCCGCCGGTGTGCAGCGAGCCGCGCTCCAGCAGCCGCAGCTGGTCGTGGACGGCCTTGATGACGTCCCAGCTGCGGAAGGGGTTGATCTCCTTGCCCTCTTCGGCCGGCACCAGGTCCTCGGCCAGCTGCCAGCTGGCCCAGCGGGTGCCCATGCCGAGTATGCCCTTGCCGCCCGCGTAGAAGACGACGTTGCTGTACTGCTCGGCGGTGAGCTTCTCCAGGCCCTTGCGGAGCTGCTCGGCGGCGCCGCCCGGCGCGCTCGGCACGGCCTCGGGGATCTTGGCGCCGACGCCGCCGCCGGAGAGCAGGCCCGTCCAGCGGTCCCGCAGGTCCTCGGCCGTGCGCTCGCTGATCCGCTTCGCCAGCCACCAGCCGATCACCGGCGCCACCGGGACCGCGCGCAGATACCAGCCGAGCGGTCCGCCGAGCGGCATCTTGATCATGAGGAAGACGACGCCGGCGGCCAGGACGACCAGCAGCAGCGTGCCCGCCGCGCCGACCCGCTTGTCCTGCGCCCCGGCGAACGTACGGCGCAACTGGAAGGCGCCCAGCCACAGCAGCACGCCCGGCAGGAACAGCAGCCCGAAGACGACCATCAGCGCGGTCAGGCGGGCGTCGCGCTGCCGGCGGATGCGATTGGCCGCCAGGCAGTGCTCCACGACCGTCTGCGGCTCGGTGCCGAAGGACTGGATCAGCTGCTTGCGTCCGCCGCCGAGCATCCGCAGCTGCACCGCTCGCGCGAACGCCTCACCCAGATTGGGCTCGAAGAGGGATATCCGGGGCGCTTTGACCTCCGACACGGCCCACTCGGAGTTGGCGTCCAGCAGTTTGGCCACCGGGCTGTCACGGTACGCCGCCGACGCGAGGGCCTGCGTCGCCGCGGTCTGTCCCGCCGCCCCCGTGAGCGGGACCTGTGCCCCGGGACTGAAATCGTATCCGTCCGTCACCAACGCCCCCAATAACGCATGCTGCTTGAGCTGCGGTATCAGGGTATCCACCGAGGGTGCCCCCTGTCGCCGGGGCGTGTGAGAAGCCGCCCGCCCAAGGGGAGTTGGACGGACGGCGGTGAGGATCAGGCCGCGGCGGTGGCCTGTTCCCGGACGCGTTCCGCCAGCTGAGGGGGCATCGGCTCGTGCCGGGCGTAGTCGCGGCTGAACCGCCCGGTGCCGTGCGACAGCGAGCGCAGGTCGATCGCGTACCGTCCGATCTCGATCTCCGGGACCTCGGCGCGGATCAGGGTGAGGCCGCCGCCGGACTGCTCGGTCCCCATGACGCGGCCGCGCCGCCCCGACAGATCGCTCATCACCGGGCCCACGTACTCGTCGGAGACGAGCACCCGCACCTCGGCGACCGGCTCCAGCAGATGGATCGGGACGTCGGCGGCCGCCTCCCGCAGGGCGAGGGCGCCCGCGGTCTGGAAGGCGGCGTCGGAGGAGTCCACCGAGTGCGCCTTGCCGTCGAGCAGGGTGACCCGTACGTCGACCAGCGGGTATCCGGCGGCGACGCCGCGGGCCGCCTGGGCCCGGATGCCCTTCTCCACGGACGGGATGAACTGGCGCGGCACCGCGCCGCCCACCACCTTGTCCACGAACTCGATGCCGGAGCCGCCGGGCAGCGGCTCCACCCGGATCTCGCAGATCGCGTACTGGCCGTGGCCGCCGGACTGCTTGACGTGCCGTCCGCGCCCGGCCGCCGCGGCGCCGAACGTCTCGCGCAGCGACACCTTGTGCGGGATGGTGTCGACCTGGACGCCGTACCGGGTGCGCAGCCGCTCCAGCGCCACGTCCCGGTGCGCCTCGCCCAGGCACCACAGCACCACCTGGTGGGTGTCCTGGTTCTGCTCCAGGCGCATCGTCGGGTCCTCGGCCACCAGCCGGGCCAGGCCCTGGGAGAGCTTGTCCTCGTCCGCCTTGCTGTGTGCGTGGATGGCCACCGGCAGGAGCGGGTCGGGCATCTCCCACGGGGCCATCAGCAGCGGCTGGTCCTTCGCGGACAGGGTGTCGCCGGTCTCGGCGTGGTTGAGCTTGGCGACGCAGGCCAGGTCTCCGGCGATGGCCTGGGCCAGGGTGCGCTGCTGCTTGCCGAACGGCGCGGACAGGGCGCCCACCCGCTCGTCCACGTCGTGGTCCTCGTGGCCCCGGTCCTCCAGGCCGTGTCCGGACACGTGCACCGTCTCGTCCGGGCGCAGGGTCCCGGAGAAGACCCGCACCAGGGAGATGCGGCCGACGTACGGATCGGAGGAGGTCTTGACCACCTCGGCGGCCAGCGGGCCGTCGGGATCGCACGTCAGCGGCGGGCGCCGGGCGCCGTCGGGGGTGGTGACGGCGGGTACCTCGCGCTCCATCGGGGTGGGGAAGCCGCCGGTGACCAGCTCCAGCAGCTCGATCGTGCCCAGCCCGTGCCGGGCTCCTTCGGCGGCGGGCGCGGCGGCCAGCACGGGGTGGAAGGTGCCGCGCGCGACGGCCTTCTCCAGGTCCTCGACCAGGGTCTTCATGTCGATCTCGGCGCCGCCGAGATAGCGGTCCATGAGGGTCTCGTCCTCGCTCTCGGCGATGATGCCCTCGATGAGCCGGTTCCGGGCCTCGGCGATCCGTGGCAGCAGCTCGTCGGCGGGTGTGGTCTCCTTCCGTTCGCCGGACGCGTAGTCGAAGACCCGCTCGGACAGCAGGCCGATCAGCCCGGTGACGGGACTGTGCCCGTCCGCGCCCGCCGTGCCGCGCAGCGGCAGGTACAGCGGCAGTACGGCGTCGGGGTCGTCGCCGCCGAACGCCGCCTGGCACGTCTGGACCATCTCCTCGAAGCCGGCCCGCGCCGACTCCAGGTGGGTGATCACCAGTGCGCGGGGCATGCCGACGGCCGCGCACTCCTCCCACACCATGCGGGTCGCGCCGTCCACCCCGTCCGCCGCCGAGACGACGAAGAGGGCCGCGTCCGCGGCTCGCAGACCGGCCCTCAGCTCCCCGACGAAGTCGGCGTACCCGGGGGTGTCCAGTAGGTTGATCTTGATCCCGCCCCATGCGACGGGAACCAGGGACAGCTGCACGGAGCGCTGCTGCCGGTGCTCGATCTCGTCGTAGTCGGAGAGCGAGCCGCCGTCCTCGACCCGGCCCGCCCGATTGACCGCGCCCGTCGCCAGCGCCAGCGCCTCCACCAATGTGGTCTTGCCCGATCCACTGTGGCCGACCAGCACCACGTTCCGTACGGAGCCGGGCTGGTCGGCCGGCATAGCCCTGCCGGCGGCCCCTGGGTTCGTCTCGGTCCTCGTCCTCACGCCCATGTGTCTCGCCTCCCGGTCGACACCTGCGGTACTTCGAGCTTTCCACCGCGCTCACCAGCCGTCCATACGTCGCACACCCGGGCGTATCGTGATGCGTCCGCTCGGGCCGCCGGGCGCGTGGCTACGATGGGCCAGCCGGTGGCCTCTTGGCCGCTCGGCCCGTATCGACCCTCTGGGAAGGCCATGCTGAACAAGTACGCGCGTGCGTTCTTCACGCGTGTTCTCACACCGTTCGCCGCCCTGCTCATCCGCCTCGGAGTCAGCCCCGACGCGGTGACCCTCGCCGGGACCGGCGGTGTGATCGCGGGTGCGCTGGTCTTCTTCCCCCAGGGCGAGTTCTTCTGGGGCACGATCACGATCACCCTGTTCGTCTTCTCGGACCTGGTGGACGGGAACATGGCGCGGCAACTGGGCCGCTCCAGTCGCTGGGGCGCCTTC
Coding sequences within it:
- the thrS gene encoding threonine--tRNA ligase; this translates as MSDVRVIIQRDSEREERVVTTGTTAADLFDGDRSIVAARVAGQLKDLAYEVADGDEVEPVEISSPDGLDILRHSTAHVLAQAVQELFPEAKLGIGPPIRDGFYYDFDVENPFHPDDLKRIEKKMQEIQKRGQKFARRVVTDEAAREELADEPYKLELIGLKGSAADAAEGASAEVGAGELTIYDNLDAKTGDLCWKDLCRGPHLPSTRVIPAFKLMRSAGAYWRGSEKNPMLQRIYGTAWPSKDELKAHLEFLAEAEKRDHRKLGNELDLFSIPEELGSGLAVFHPKGGVIRRVMEDYSRKRHEESDYEFVNTPHITKANLFETSGHLPHYAESMFPPMEFEGQDYYLKAMNCPMHNLIFRARGRSYRELPLRLFEFGTVYRYEKSGVVHGLTRARGFTQDDSHIYCTKEQMGDELDSLLTFVLNLLRDYGLTDFYLELSTRDESEKFIGEPEEWEEATETLRQAAEKQGLDLVMDPGGAAYYGPKISVQAKDAIGRTWQMSTLQVDFQQPKRFNLEYTAADGSRQTPVMIHRALFGSIERFFAVLLEHYAGAFPAWLAPVQAVGIPIGDAHVPYLREFAAQAKAKGLRMEVDASSDRMQKKIRNAQKAKVPFMVIAGDDDVAQNAVSFRYRDGSQKNGIPVAEALAEIAKAVEDRVQV
- a CDS encoding HIT domain-containing protein, yielding MLARMTSEPEQQIGVGTQDAFQRLWTPHRMAYIQGENKPTGPGAGDGCPFCTIPEKSDEDGLIIARGRHVYAVLNLYPYNGGHLMVVPFRHVADYTELDGHETVELAEFTKAAMVALRTASGAHGFNIGMNQGAAAGAGIAAHLHQHVVPRWGGDTNFMPVVGHTKVLPQLLADTRRMLAGAWPLS
- a CDS encoding elongation factor G-like protein EF-G2, whose protein sequence is MGVRTRTETNPGAAGRAMPADQPGSVRNVVLVGHSGSGKTTLVEALALATGAVNRAGRVEDGGSLSDYDEIEHRQQRSVQLSLVPVAWGGIKINLLDTPGYADFVGELRAGLRAADAALFVVSAADGVDGATRMVWEECAAVGMPRALVITHLESARAGFEEMVQTCQAAFGGDDPDAVLPLYLPLRGTAGADGHSPVTGLIGLLSERVFDYASGERKETTPADELLPRIAEARNRLIEGIIAESEDETLMDRYLGGAEIDMKTLVEDLEKAVARGTFHPVLAAAPAAEGARHGLGTIELLELVTGGFPTPMEREVPAVTTPDGARRPPLTCDPDGPLAAEVVKTSSDPYVGRISLVRVFSGTLRPDETVHVSGHGLEDRGHEDHDVDERVGALSAPFGKQQRTLAQAIAGDLACVAKLNHAETGDTLSAKDQPLLMAPWEMPDPLLPVAIHAHSKADEDKLSQGLARLVAEDPTMRLEQNQDTHQVVLWCLGEAHRDVALERLRTRYGVQVDTIPHKVSLRETFGAAAAGRGRHVKQSGGHGQYAICEIRVEPLPGGSGIEFVDKVVGGAVPRQFIPSVEKGIRAQAARGVAAGYPLVDVRVTLLDGKAHSVDSSDAAFQTAGALALREAAADVPIHLLEPVAEVRVLVSDEYVGPVMSDLSGRRGRVMGTEQSGGGLTLIRAEVPEIEIGRYAIDLRSLSHGTGRFSRDYARHEPMPPQLAERVREQATAAA